One Chloroflexota bacterium genomic region harbors:
- a CDS encoding NYN domain-containing protein translates to MPRLRAFVYVDGLNLYYGALQGTPYKWLDLSALCARAFPQFVIEKIWYFTADVPGLPADPATTYRQREYLRALGTLPNVEVKKGFFRFRPKKQQRVDPPYAPNPHMPNPSNHWVKVWRKEEKGSDVNLATALVIDAAAKHFEHAWVISNDSDLAWPVERVQSEYGLPIGILRPERPAGYPSDEPRHDSPELKAAVPRGMFRKTTEAQLTACQFPGELRDKFGAIRKPPSWTVAVPAGDQEIDSN, encoded by the coding sequence ATGCCGCGACTCCGAGCCTTCGTCTACGTGGATGGCCTCAACCTCTACTACGGAGCCTTGCAGGGGACGCCCTACAAATGGCTGGACCTCTCGGCACTGTGCGCACGCGCCTTTCCCCAATTCGTGATCGAGAAGATTTGGTACTTCACCGCTGATGTCCCTGGATTGCCCGCCGATCCTGCAACGACCTATCGGCAACGCGAGTACCTTCGAGCCCTCGGAACCTTGCCCAACGTGGAAGTCAAGAAGGGATTCTTCCGGTTCCGGCCCAAGAAACAACAGCGTGTAGATCCGCCTTACGCGCCGAACCCGCACATGCCAAACCCATCGAATCATTGGGTCAAGGTGTGGCGCAAGGAGGAGAAGGGTTCAGACGTGAACCTTGCGACGGCACTAGTCATTGATGCCGCCGCCAAGCATTTTGAGCATGCGTGGGTGATCTCGAACGACAGCGATCTAGCCTGGCCAGTCGAGCGGGTGCAAAGCGAATACGGACTGCCGATAGGCATTCTTCGTCCCGAGCGACCTGCGGGCTATCCGAGTGACGAACCCCGGCATGACAGCCCTGAACTCAAGGCTGCAGTTCCGCGCGGGATGTTCCGAAAGACCACGGAAGCGCAGCTGACCGCCTGCCAGTTCCCCGGTGAATTGCGGGACAAGTTCGGCGCCATACGCAAGCCGCCTAGCTGGACCGTTGCTGTGCCGGCAGGTGATCAGGAGATCGACTCAAACTGA
- a CDS encoding IS1595 family transposase, protein MTYRKQPKSPMERYTILDFERDFPTDEACLDWLREYLYPDGIYCKVCDAVTKHHRVRSRPSYSCDRCGHHEHPTAGTIFHGSRTPLRLWFRAIFLMASTRCGISAKAIERDLGVTYKTAWRMFHQIRELLAEEVTNLDGTVEVDETYIGGKPRKHTSDHSKAMRDWQAKKVTVQGMVERGGRVRAVVNPTSPLAGNVVEHVLPSAMVFTDEAAHYSRLYAHGYLHRRIHHARKVYVFGNVHTNTIEGFWSLVKRGISGTYHNVSEKYLQMYLDEFGFRYNHRMDVQPMFETFLRQIVKATTD, encoded by the coding sequence ATGACCTACCGAAAGCAGCCCAAGAGTCCAATGGAGCGGTACACGATCCTCGACTTTGAGCGAGATTTCCCGACCGACGAAGCATGCCTCGACTGGCTGCGTGAGTACCTCTACCCGGACGGCATCTACTGCAAGGTGTGCGATGCGGTGACGAAGCATCATCGGGTTCGTAGCCGACCGTCCTACTCATGCGACCGCTGCGGCCACCATGAGCATCCGACCGCTGGAACGATCTTCCACGGATCGCGGACGCCGTTGCGTCTCTGGTTCCGGGCCATCTTCCTCATGGCCTCGACGCGATGTGGAATCTCCGCAAAGGCCATTGAGCGCGACCTGGGCGTCACCTACAAAACGGCGTGGCGGATGTTCCACCAGATTCGAGAGCTGCTTGCAGAAGAGGTGACGAACCTTGACGGTACGGTTGAGGTTGACGAGACCTACATCGGCGGAAAGCCTCGGAAGCACACCTCGGACCATTCGAAGGCCATGCGGGACTGGCAGGCCAAGAAGGTCACAGTTCAGGGGATGGTCGAGCGCGGCGGACGTGTTCGGGCGGTCGTCAATCCGACCTCCCCGCTGGCTGGCAACGTGGTTGAGCACGTCCTGCCGTCCGCGATGGTGTTCACCGATGAAGCCGCGCACTACTCGCGGCTGTACGCCCACGGCTACCTCCACCGCCGCATCCATCATGCCCGCAAGGTCTACGTCTTTGGCAATGTCCACACCAACACCATCGAAGGCTTCTGGTCGCTCGTGAAGCGCGGGATCAGCGGCACGTACCACAACGTTTCCGAGAAGTACCTGCAGATGTACCTGGACGAATTCGGCTTCCGCTACAACCACCGGATGGACGTTCAGCCGATGTTCGAGACGTTCCTTCGTCAGATTGTGAAGGCAACCACCGACTAG
- a CDS encoding type II toxin-antitoxin system HicA family toxin codes for MPKVRDAIRLVESEGWFWVRTRGSHRHYRHPFRRGLVTIAGKESQQLPISTWRSILKQAGIDPKER; via the coding sequence ATGCCCAAGGTCCGCGACGCGATCCGCCTCGTGGAGTCAGAAGGGTGGTTCTGGGTGCGAACCCGCGGAAGCCACCGACACTATCGGCACCCGTTCCGGCGTGGCCTGGTCACGATCGCCGGGAAGGAAAGCCAACAACTGCCGATCTCGACGTGGCGCAGTATTCTCAAGCAGGCTGGGATCGATCCCAAGGAGCGATAG
- a CDS encoding type II toxin-antitoxin system HicB family antitoxin codes for MRYAVVFEKSGNGYAAYVPDLPGCIAAARTRREVETLIESAIREHLELMREGGDPIPSPTTWTDLVEVA; via the coding sequence ATGCGATACGCAGTCGTATTCGAGAAGAGTGGCAACGGGTACGCGGCCTATGTGCCGGATTTGCCCGGCTGCATCGCGGCCGCCCGCACACGCCGCGAGGTCGAGACGCTGATCGAGTCGGCGATTCGCGAGCACCTGGAGTTGATGCGTGAGGGCGGCGACCCCATTCCGTCGCCGACGACCTGGACCGACCTCGTTGAGGTTGCCTAG
- a CDS encoding HEAT repeat domain-containing protein: MRLFGPTSIDKLESKRGVAALVEALQGADPERAREAAAALGRLGDPAAGLALINALTDAGLRDAAAAALVAMGSKVVDILVMTLRQAHPDVRDASANSGVRVAIAGVLGHAGDQRAVEPLITALDDVPEVGLAAAEALGKLKDPRALEPLSRLAVPFGITAVEALGNLGDQRGTAVVVDWVMPDGPDGLVRSDPDEAAAAIRALGQLGPADLVMPVIDRISSHFPGQGTPYGDVIHDAMREAEASLGASVQ; this comes from the coding sequence TTGAGACTCTTCGGGCCGACGAGCATCGACAAGCTCGAGTCCAAGCGAGGCGTCGCCGCCTTGGTCGAGGCGCTTCAGGGGGCTGACCCCGAGCGTGCCCGGGAGGCCGCCGCAGCACTGGGTCGGCTCGGTGACCCGGCGGCGGGTCTGGCACTGATCAACGCCCTCACGGACGCGGGACTCCGAGATGCGGCTGCCGCGGCACTGGTGGCGATGGGGTCGAAGGTGGTGGACATCCTGGTGATGACCCTCCGCCAGGCGCATCCCGACGTTCGAGATGCCTCGGCGAATTCGGGCGTCCGAGTCGCGATCGCCGGGGTCCTGGGCCATGCGGGCGACCAGCGGGCCGTGGAGCCCCTGATCACCGCCCTCGACGACGTCCCGGAGGTGGGGCTGGCCGCTGCGGAGGCGCTGGGCAAGCTGAAGGATCCCCGAGCGCTGGAACCGCTCAGTCGCCTGGCGGTGCCGTTTGGCATCACCGCCGTGGAAGCGCTGGGCAACCTGGGCGATCAGCGGGGCACAGCTGTGGTGGTCGATTGGGTCATGCCCGACGGGCCTGACGGGTTGGTTCGCAGCGACCCCGACGAGGCCGCGGCGGCCATCCGGGCCCTGGGCCAGCTCGGCCCGGCCGATCTCGTGATGCCCGTCATCGACCGGATCAGCAGCCACTTCCCGGGCCAGGGGACGCCGTATGGCGACGTGATTCACGACGCGATGCGGGAAGCTGAGGCGTCGCTGGGCGCATCGGTCCAGTAG
- a CDS encoding adenylate/guanylate cyclase domain-containing protein — MKASTLTRAVSLADDPADDDDLRLRKRVGIAIGYVAIATSLVRLVALAAVGEDNPVIWGVSVGFVTVMAANLAFVARTRRFTAYIYVLLVFAAVAGVIGSLALGGLVASSASIVWGMLLPIAALMFLGPRRAIPVFALYGAMLLTVIVLDPLVANRAEPPPYPIRLALHGFNLFGVGLIVFLLLRSMDLRRRAAQARSEELLTNAIPSGIATRLRRGEQRIADVYPETTVLFADLVGFTPWAERTDADRVVDVLDRLFSRFDELAMASGVEKVKTIGDAYMAVAGAPEARIDHADAALALAQAMLGAAREVLAEDEVPLELRIGLASGSVVAGVIGQRRLLFDLWGDTVNTASRMESAGVPGRVQVAPSTWEILRDRYRFEPREGVEVKGKGRMTTYLLVD, encoded by the coding sequence GTGAAAGCCTCGACGCTGACGCGCGCGGTCTCGCTGGCCGACGACCCGGCCGACGATGACGACCTGCGCCTCCGCAAGCGGGTCGGCATCGCCATCGGTTACGTGGCCATCGCAACCTCTCTCGTCCGTCTGGTGGCCCTGGCCGCCGTGGGCGAGGACAACCCGGTGATCTGGGGCGTATCGGTCGGCTTCGTCACAGTCATGGCGGCCAACCTGGCCTTCGTCGCCCGCACTCGGCGGTTCACCGCCTACATCTACGTTCTGCTGGTCTTCGCCGCGGTGGCCGGGGTGATCGGGAGTCTGGCCCTGGGCGGCCTGGTGGCGTCCAGCGCGTCGATCGTGTGGGGGATGCTGCTCCCCATTGCCGCGCTAATGTTCCTGGGGCCGCGCCGGGCCATCCCCGTCTTCGCGCTGTACGGCGCCATGCTGTTGACGGTCATCGTCCTGGATCCGCTGGTGGCCAACCGGGCCGAGCCGCCGCCCTACCCGATCCGCCTGGCGCTACACGGCTTCAACCTGTTCGGGGTGGGGCTGATCGTGTTCCTGCTGCTGCGCTCCATGGACCTCCGCCGTCGCGCCGCCCAGGCCCGATCCGAGGAGCTGCTGACCAACGCCATTCCCTCCGGGATCGCGACGCGGCTGCGCCGCGGCGAGCAGCGGATCGCCGACGTCTACCCCGAAACCACGGTCCTGTTCGCCGACCTGGTCGGCTTCACTCCCTGGGCTGAACGAACCGATGCGGACCGCGTGGTCGACGTCCTGGACCGCCTCTTCAGTCGCTTCGACGAGCTGGCCATGGCCTCCGGGGTCGAGAAGGTCAAGACCATCGGCGATGCCTACATGGCGGTGGCCGGTGCGCCCGAAGCTCGAATAGACCACGCCGATGCCGCTCTGGCACTGGCCCAGGCGATGCTGGGTGCCGCGCGCGAAGTGCTGGCAGAAGACGAGGTCCCACTCGAGCTCCGCATCGGTCTGGCATCAGGATCAGTCGTAGCTGGTGTCATCGGTCAGCGCCGGCTCCTGTTCGACCTGTGGGGCGACACCGTCAACACGGCCTCGCGGATGGAGTCGGCCGGCGTGCCGGGGCGCGTCCAGGTGGCGCCATCCACGTGGGAGATCCTCCGCGACCGCTATCGGTTCGAGCCACGTGAAGGCGTTGAGGTCAAGGGCAAGGGCCGCATGACCACCTACCTGTTGGTGGACTAG
- a CDS encoding AbrB/MazE/SpoVT family DNA-binding domain-containing protein: MKAIVSEKGQVTIPKPLRARLGIKPGAVLDFEAEGGTLVARKSQTLDPVDAAWGILNLPESVDAFLERTRGRG, encoded by the coding sequence ATGAAAGCCATCGTTTCCGAGAAGGGTCAGGTGACCATTCCCAAGCCCCTGCGTGCGCGCCTCGGAATCAAGCCCGGCGCGGTGCTCGATTTCGAAGCCGAGGGCGGGACGTTGGTCGCCCGCAAGTCCCAGACGCTGGACCCGGTCGATGCAGCGTGGGGCATCCTGAACCTCCCCGAATCGGTAGACGCCTTCCTCGAGCGTACGCGCGGCCGCGGATGA